Proteins encoded within one genomic window of Gemmatimonadaceae bacterium:
- a CDS encoding DUF721 domain-containing protein, whose amino-acid sequence MPDDERSGGAERLADALSRFMRTSGLTDRVKQSEVLTLWPELVGPELAQVTRAISVSEDGTLFAVARTSAWMHELTLMESELLASINRVTMNRPIVKIRWALMR is encoded by the coding sequence ATGCCTGACGACGAACGCAGTGGCGGAGCGGAGCGGCTGGCGGACGCCCTCTCGCGCTTCATGCGCACGAGCGGGCTGACCGATCGCGTGAAGCAGAGCGAGGTGCTCACGCTGTGGCCGGAGCTGGTGGGACCGGAGCTGGCGCAGGTGACGCGGGCGATTTCGGTGAGCGAGGACGGTACGCTGTTCGCGGTGGCGCGCACGTCGGCGTGGATGCACGAACTGACGCTGATGGAGTCCGAACTGCTGGCGTCGATCAACCGGGTAACGATGAATCGGCCGATCGTGAAGATCCGGTGGGCCTTGATGCGCTAA
- the gyrB gene encoding DNA topoisomerase (ATP-hydrolyzing) subunit B, with translation MAKPNEPNGRSAAYDAGNIQVLKGLEAVRKRPGMYIGSTSSRGLHHLVYEVVDNSIDEALAGYCDTVSVTIHADDSITVDDNGRGIPVDIHPTEKISGVELAMTVLHAGGKFDKDSYKVSGGLHGVGVSVVNALSEKLEVWVKRAGKVHYMDFARGDTQTTLRIIGKVGARERDGTRIHFKPDPQIFTELRYDYATLANRLRELSFLNKGVTIHITDERDGEAKSETFHAKGGLQEMVKFLNSARKPVHNEILYVETEKDEIGIELALQYNDGYNENVFTFVNNINTHEGGTHLTGFKAALTRRINDYASKGGFLKKADFTLSGEDVREGLTAVLSVKVKEPQFEGQTKTKLGNSEAESVVKTVVNDWLGAYLEEHPRVANAIVDKAVSAARAREAARKARDLTRKKSALDIGTLPGKLADCSLSDPAMCEVFLVEGDSAGGSAKQGRNREFQAILPLRGKIINVEKARIDKVLSNEEIRTIITAIGTGIKDEFEIEKARYHKIIIMTDADVDGAHIRTLLLTFFFRQMPQLIDAGYMYIAQPPLFRVAKGKQEFYAYDVKERDQFIDRLGNGDNSKANVQRYKGLGEMNKDQLWDTTMDPERRTLLRVSMEDAVLADQIFQTLMGDDVEPRKAFIEANARFASNLDV, from the coding sequence ATGGCCAAGCCTAACGAGCCGAACGGCAGGTCCGCCGCGTACGACGCCGGGAACATCCAGGTTCTCAAGGGACTCGAAGCGGTGCGCAAGCGGCCCGGCATGTACATCGGGTCGACGTCGTCCCGCGGGCTGCACCACCTGGTCTATGAGGTGGTCGACAACTCGATCGACGAAGCGCTGGCCGGCTACTGCGACACGGTGTCGGTCACGATTCATGCCGACGACTCGATTACCGTGGACGACAACGGCCGCGGCATCCCGGTGGACATCCACCCGACGGAGAAGATTTCGGGCGTGGAGCTGGCGATGACGGTGCTGCACGCCGGCGGCAAGTTCGACAAGGACAGCTACAAGGTGTCGGGCGGCCTGCACGGCGTGGGCGTGTCCGTCGTCAACGCGCTGTCCGAAAAGCTCGAGGTGTGGGTGAAGCGCGCGGGCAAGGTGCACTACATGGACTTTGCGCGCGGCGACACACAGACGACGCTCAGGATCATCGGCAAGGTGGGCGCCCGCGAGCGCGACGGGACGCGGATCCACTTCAAGCCGGATCCCCAGATCTTCACCGAGTTGCGCTACGACTACGCCACGCTGGCCAACCGGCTGCGGGAGCTGTCGTTCCTCAACAAGGGCGTCACGATCCACATCACCGACGAGCGCGATGGCGAGGCGAAGAGCGAGACGTTCCACGCCAAAGGCGGCCTGCAGGAAATGGTGAAGTTCCTCAACAGCGCCCGCAAGCCGGTCCACAACGAGATCCTGTACGTCGAGACCGAGAAGGACGAGATCGGGATCGAGCTCGCGCTGCAGTACAACGACGGCTACAACGAGAACGTCTTTACCTTCGTCAACAACATCAACACGCACGAGGGCGGCACGCACCTGACGGGTTTCAAGGCCGCGCTCACGCGCCGCATCAACGACTACGCGTCGAAGGGCGGCTTCCTCAAGAAGGCGGACTTCACGCTGTCAGGAGAAGACGTGCGCGAGGGCCTCACGGCGGTGCTCTCGGTCAAGGTCAAGGAGCCGCAATTCGAGGGACAGACCAAGACCAAGCTCGGGAACTCCGAGGCCGAGTCGGTGGTGAAGACCGTGGTGAACGACTGGCTGGGCGCGTACCTCGAGGAACACCCGCGCGTGGCAAACGCCATCGTCGACAAGGCGGTGAGTGCGGCGCGGGCGCGCGAGGCGGCGCGCAAGGCGCGCGACCTGACGCGCAAGAAGTCGGCGCTCGACATCGGCACGTTGCCGGGCAAGCTCGCCGACTGTTCGCTGAGCGACCCGGCGATGTGCGAGGTCTTCCTCGTCGAAGGCGACTCGGCTGGCGGCAGCGCCAAACAGGGCCGCAACCGCGAGTTCCAGGCCATCCTGCCGTTGCGCGGCAAGATCATCAACGTCGAGAAGGCCCGCATCGACAAGGTCCTCTCCAACGAGGAGATCCGGACCATCATCACCGCGATCGGCACCGGGATCAAGGACGAGTTCGAGATCGAGAAGGCGCGCTACCACAAGATCATCATCATGACGGACGCCGACGTGGACGGCGCGCATATCCGCACGCTGCTGCTGACCTTCTTTTTCCGGCAAATGCCACAGCTCATCGATGCCGGGTACATGTACATCGCGCAGCCGCCTCTTTTCCGCGTGGCCAAGGGCAAGCAGGAGTTCTACGCGTATGACGTGAAGGAGCGCGACCAGTTCATCGATCGACTGGGGAACGGCGACAACTCCAAGGCCAATGTGCAGCGCTACAAGGGCCTTGGAGAGATGAACAAGGACCAGCTCTGGGACACCACCATGGATCCCGAGCGCCGCACGTTGCTGCGCGTGAGCATGGAAGACGCCGTGCTCGCCGACCAGATCTTCCAGACGCTCATGGGCGACGATGTCGAACCCCGCAAGGCGTTCATCGAGGCCAACGCGCGTTTCGCATCCAATCTGGACGTGTAG
- a CDS encoding cation:proton antiporter — protein MHDGPNFLQNLALVLCVAAVTTVVSRRVRLPVVFGYLVAGMIVGPFTPLPLFADAEMVRALSELGVVLLMYSLGLEFRLGRVLQIGATAGVAALAETSLMFGLGYAIAALFGWSDVERLFTGAIVAISSTTIIARTFTEQGVKGRLRETVFGILIVEDLIAILLIAVLSTIVTGGGVSGRGLALTGIRLATFLVALIAIGRVALPWLVRRVVALGSDETTVVLSVGLSFAAALLALAFGYSVALGAFIVGSLVAESGEGERIAHLIAPVRDIFVAIFFVSVGMLIEPRVVAEHWAAILGLSVVVIVGKFVAVSIGAFLTGNGLRLSVQAGMSLAQIGEFSFIIAGVALAGGATRPFLYPVAIAVSALTTLTTPLLVKRGPHFAQRVDRSLPEALQTFVSLYATWFDGLRRSRPAARPGLRRAAWLILGDVALLGGLMIAAAAEMNRLAPLIEGWFSWQAPAGRYAVLVLALGAATPFVAGLVRMTRFVATELALRAMPGPERHRLDRAAAPRIAFVATLQYGLLLACAIPLLALLQPMAPRLPVAGAFGLMAIGAAVAVWRSATALYGHARAGAEVIVMALMQKSTSNSTEEELAVTMDHVAAMLPGLGDPESVRLVAGDPGVGRSLGELDLRGETGATVLAILRRSADGAESITPRGSERLREGDVLALAGTEDAIVLARQALVRRGQPQGDPDAASAGGAGAL, from the coding sequence ATGCACGACGGACCGAACTTTCTCCAGAACCTCGCGCTCGTTCTCTGCGTCGCCGCCGTCACGACGGTCGTTTCGCGTCGGGTGCGGCTGCCGGTCGTCTTCGGGTACCTCGTCGCGGGGATGATCGTGGGGCCGTTTACGCCCCTGCCCCTCTTTGCCGACGCGGAGATGGTGCGCGCGCTCTCCGAGCTTGGCGTCGTCCTCCTCATGTACTCCCTCGGGCTGGAGTTCCGACTCGGCCGCGTACTGCAGATCGGCGCCACGGCAGGGGTGGCTGCGCTCGCCGAAACGAGCCTGATGTTCGGTCTCGGGTACGCGATCGCGGCGCTCTTCGGGTGGTCAGATGTCGAACGGCTCTTCACGGGCGCAATCGTCGCGATCTCGTCCACCACGATCATCGCACGCACGTTCACCGAGCAGGGCGTGAAGGGCCGGCTCAGGGAAACGGTCTTCGGCATCCTCATCGTCGAGGACCTCATTGCGATCCTGCTCATCGCGGTCCTCTCCACGATCGTGACCGGGGGCGGAGTCTCCGGGCGCGGGCTCGCGCTCACCGGGATTCGCCTGGCGACGTTCCTCGTCGCCCTGATCGCGATCGGACGGGTCGCGCTGCCATGGCTCGTGCGACGCGTGGTTGCGCTCGGCAGCGATGAAACGACGGTCGTGCTCTCGGTTGGCCTTTCGTTCGCGGCCGCGCTGCTCGCCCTCGCGTTTGGCTACAGCGTCGCGCTCGGCGCATTCATCGTCGGGTCACTCGTGGCCGAGAGCGGCGAGGGCGAGCGTATCGCACACCTGATCGCGCCGGTACGCGACATCTTCGTCGCGATCTTCTTCGTTTCGGTGGGCATGCTCATCGAGCCGCGTGTGGTCGCCGAACACTGGGCCGCGATCCTGGGGCTGAGCGTCGTGGTGATCGTCGGCAAGTTCGTGGCGGTCTCCATTGGCGCGTTCCTCACCGGGAACGGCCTCAGGCTCTCGGTGCAGGCGGGGATGAGCCTCGCGCAGATCGGCGAGTTCTCGTTCATCATCGCCGGTGTCGCGCTCGCAGGCGGCGCCACGCGGCCGTTCCTCTACCCCGTAGCGATCGCGGTGTCGGCGCTCACGACCCTGACCACGCCGCTCCTGGTCAAGCGCGGGCCGCACTTCGCGCAACGCGTGGACCGCAGCCTCCCGGAGGCCCTGCAGACGTTTGTCTCACTCTATGCCACCTGGTTCGACGGGCTGCGGCGCAGTCGACCCGCTGCTCGACCGGGCCTGCGACGCGCCGCGTGGCTCATCCTCGGCGACGTCGCGCTGCTCGGGGGACTCATGATCGCGGCCGCGGCGGAGATGAATCGACTGGCGCCACTCATCGAGGGCTGGTTCTCGTGGCAGGCGCCTGCGGGGCGCTATGCGGTGCTCGTGCTCGCGCTCGGCGCGGCCACGCCGTTCGTGGCGGGACTGGTGCGCATGACGCGCTTCGTCGCAACCGAACTGGCGCTGCGCGCGATGCCCGGCCCCGAGCGCCATCGCCTCGACCGCGCGGCGGCGCCGCGGATCGCGTTCGTCGCGACGCTGCAATACGGGCTCCTGCTCGCGTGCGCGATTCCGCTCCTCGCCCTGCTGCAGCCAATGGCACCGAGGCTACCGGTGGCCGGCGCCTTTGGACTGATGGCGATCGGTGCTGCCGTTGCAGTGTGGCGAAGCGCGACTGCGCTCTACGGACATGCGCGCGCCGGCGCCGAAGTGATCGTAATGGCCCTGATGCAGAAGAGCACCAGCAACTCTACCGAGGAAGAGCTGGCTGTCACGATGGATCACGTGGCAGCCATGCTGCCCGGGCTCGGCGATCCGGAATCCGTGAGACTCGTGGCGGGCGATCCCGGGGTCGGGCGCAGCCTGGGTGAGCTCGACCTGCGAGGGGAGACCGGGGCGACGGTGTTGGCCATCCTGCGTCGCTCGGCGGACGGCGCTGAGTCCATCACACCGCGGGGCAGCGAGCGCTTGCGCGAAGGCGATGTCCTCGCGCTCGCCGGCACGGAGGACGCCATCGTGCTGGCTCGTCAGGCGTTGGTGCGTCGAGGGCAGCCCCAGGGTGATCCAGACGCGGCGTCTGCCGGCGGCGCCGGCGCTCTCTGA
- a CDS encoding glycosyl hydrolase, with protein MRTSGSPRQVLSILLFLAGTAVSAQPARRPATAAAPSPAAPTVAESLFAGLSYRNIGPSNMSGRMSDVEGVAGDPSIVYVGSASGGVWKSTNAGTTWTPIFDKQSVASIGDLALDPTNPEVVYVGTGEANVRNSVSFGNGVYKTTDGGKTWRHLGLADTRHISRIVVNPRDPRKVYVAAVGHAFGPNEERGVFMSEDGGEHWTKVLYTDAVHGAADLDIDPVNPNRLYAALWYFDRKQWTFRSGDEQGGIYRSVDGGKTWTKATKGLPKLMGRVGIKVAPSSPNVVYAVAETREGYVFRSTDHGETWVKTSDNAHTLGRGFYYADLRVDPTNADRLYTLGMAFSFSVDGGSTFRPMTGNFHGDHQTMWIDPMNPRRMFMGDDGGMNVSYDQGRQWEWYPNLPVGQFYQVSYDMREPFYHLAGGLQDNGVWTGPSRVRGASILIDDWRFIQNGDGYYAVSHPDNPDLFLSDYQAGGIQATNLQTYEQREASPQIKRMDGYPADSNQVRFNWNAPIVKSPHDGKIVYFAGNIVYKSSDWGRTWTAISPDLSKNDRSRQGDAGGPVLKENTVAEYYGNVFSFAESPVQAGVLWAGTDDGNLQVSRDAGRTWSNVAANVPGVGPDAVVSGVEPSRTAAGTAYATFERRMMDDFRPYVYKTTDFGRTWTNITGNLPADNYVQVIREDPKNASLLYVGTELGLYASWSGGSDWTRLHLGNLPPVAVHEVLVHPRDNDLVLATHGRALWVFDDASAIQQMTPAIARKAAHLFTPRVATRFNQGDQKWNWGNKQFRGANTPYGALVTYWLGAKPADSALRIEVLQEGRVIRTLRRPTTNQGFNRVAWDLRMDAPKVLSDMPADSSDPGDWRGRPVGPQVLPGQYAIRLTVGGDVQEQPLTVRIDPTSQTTLAELQQQFEQATRLNAVIANIIDAERNLVAFKGQVDERRTTGREMRGDAAREMSAAAGEEIGKLDSVRLQLTRPRPDAVPFYSEGPRPLERAMSLMGAIDNGLSPIIDGQREYMGDVRRDVLTVIDMAERQVDATARRMNPLLQALGLPALVIPPRKQAAM; from the coding sequence ATGCGTACGTCTGGTTCGCCCCGGCAGGTCCTGTCCATCCTCCTCTTTCTCGCCGGCACCGCAGTCAGCGCGCAGCCCGCGCGTCGTCCGGCGACCGCTGCCGCCCCCAGTCCGGCGGCGCCCACCGTGGCCGAGTCGTTGTTCGCGGGGCTGTCTTACCGCAACATCGGACCGTCGAACATGTCCGGGCGCATGAGCGACGTGGAGGGCGTGGCCGGCGACCCGTCGATCGTGTACGTCGGGAGCGCGTCCGGAGGCGTCTGGAAGTCGACGAACGCCGGCACGACCTGGACGCCGATCTTCGACAAGCAGTCCGTGGCGTCGATCGGCGACCTGGCGCTCGACCCGACCAATCCCGAGGTCGTTTACGTCGGCACCGGCGAGGCCAACGTGCGGAACTCGGTGAGCTTTGGCAACGGCGTGTACAAGACCACGGATGGTGGCAAGACGTGGCGGCACCTCGGCCTCGCCGATACGCGGCATATCTCGCGCATCGTGGTGAACCCGCGCGATCCGCGAAAGGTCTACGTCGCCGCCGTTGGCCACGCCTTTGGGCCGAACGAGGAGCGGGGCGTGTTCATGTCGGAAGACGGTGGTGAGCACTGGACGAAGGTGCTGTACACCGACGCCGTGCACGGCGCGGCGGACCTCGACATCGACCCGGTGAATCCCAATCGGCTGTATGCGGCCCTGTGGTACTTCGACCGCAAGCAGTGGACGTTCCGCTCGGGCGACGAGCAAGGTGGCATCTACCGCTCGGTCGACGGCGGGAAGACCTGGACGAAGGCGACGAAGGGTCTGCCGAAGCTCATGGGGCGCGTCGGGATCAAGGTGGCGCCCTCGTCTCCCAACGTGGTGTACGCGGTCGCCGAGACCCGCGAGGGCTACGTCTTCAGGTCCACGGACCATGGCGAGACGTGGGTGAAGACCAGCGACAACGCGCACACGCTCGGCCGGGGTTTCTATTACGCCGACCTCCGGGTGGACCCGACCAACGCCGATCGCCTCTACACGTTAGGCATGGCGTTCTCGTTTTCGGTGGATGGCGGCAGCACGTTCCGCCCGATGACGGGGAATTTTCACGGCGACCACCAGACGATGTGGATCGACCCCATGAACCCGCGGCGCATGTTCATGGGTGATGACGGCGGGATGAACGTCTCGTACGACCAGGGCCGGCAGTGGGAGTGGTATCCGAACCTCCCGGTGGGACAGTTCTACCAGGTGTCCTACGACATGCGCGAGCCGTTCTACCACCTCGCCGGCGGGCTGCAGGACAACGGCGTGTGGACCGGCCCGTCGCGCGTGCGCGGGGCGTCGATCCTCATCGACGACTGGCGCTTCATCCAGAATGGCGACGGCTACTACGCCGTCTCGCATCCCGACAACCCGGACCTGTTCCTCTCCGACTACCAGGCCGGCGGCATCCAGGCGACCAACCTCCAGACCTACGAGCAGCGCGAGGCCAGCCCGCAGATCAAGCGCATGGACGGCTACCCGGCGGATAGCAACCAGGTGCGCTTCAACTGGAACGCGCCGATCGTGAAGTCGCCACACGACGGCAAGATCGTGTATTTCGCCGGCAACATCGTGTACAAGTCGTCGGACTGGGGCCGCACGTGGACGGCGATCTCGCCCGACCTCTCGAAGAACGATCGATCCCGACAGGGGGATGCCGGCGGCCCGGTCCTCAAGGAGAACACGGTCGCCGAGTACTACGGCAACGTGTTCTCGTTCGCCGAATCGCCGGTGCAGGCCGGCGTGCTCTGGGCAGGAACGGACGATGGCAACCTGCAGGTCTCGCGCGACGCGGGTCGGACGTGGTCCAACGTGGCAGCCAACGTACCGGGCGTCGGCCCGGACGCGGTGGTCTCCGGCGTGGAGCCGTCTCGCACAGCGGCCGGCACCGCGTACGCCACGTTCGAGCGGCGAATGATGGACGACTTCCGCCCCTACGTGTACAAGACGACCGACTTCGGGCGGACGTGGACGAACATCACGGGGAACCTGCCCGCAGACAACTACGTGCAGGTGATCCGCGAGGACCCGAAGAACGCGAGCCTGCTCTATGTCGGCACGGAACTGGGGCTCTACGCGTCATGGAGCGGCGGCTCCGACTGGACGCGGCTGCACCTCGGCAACCTCCCGCCGGTCGCGGTGCATGAAGTGCTCGTGCATCCGCGCGACAATGACCTCGTGCTCGCCACGCACGGACGCGCCCTCTGGGTGTTCGACGATGCCTCGGCGATCCAGCAGATGACGCCCGCCATCGCACGCAAGGCGGCGCACCTGTTCACTCCGCGGGTAGCCACGCGCTTCAACCAGGGTGACCAGAAGTGGAACTGGGGGAACAAGCAGTTCCGCGGCGCCAACACGCCATACGGCGCGCTGGTGACCTACTGGCTGGGCGCAAAGCCGGCGGACTCCGCGCTTCGCATCGAGGTGCTGCAGGAGGGCCGTGTGATCCGCACGCTGCGGCGACCGACGACCAACCAGGGGTTCAACCGCGTTGCGTGGGATCTGCGCATGGACGCGCCCAAGGTGCTGAGCGACATGCCCGCCGACTCGTCGGACCCCGGCGACTGGCGCGGGCGCCCGGTGGGCCCGCAGGTGCTGCCAGGTCAATACGCCATCCGGCTGACCGTGGGCGGCGATGTGCAGGAGCAGCCCCTGACCGTACGCATCGACCCCACGTCGCAAACCACGCTGGCCGAGCTGCAGCAGCAGTTCGAGCAGGCCACGCGACTGAACGCGGTGATCGCGAACATCATTGACGCCGAGCGCAACCTCGTGGCCTTCAAGGGCCAGGTGGACGAGCGCCGAACGACGGGCCGCGAGATGCGCGGTGACGCAGCGCGCGAGATGTCGGCAGCGGCGGGCGAGGAGATCGGGAAGCTGGACTCGGTGCGCTTGCAGCTGACGCGTCCGCGCCCGGATGCGGTGCCGTTCTACTCGGAGGGCCCGCGTCCGCTCGAGCG